The genomic stretch AGCCATACAATGGGTTTTCCAAGAAGAGAGAAGGTGAGACTAGTGCTGCTTACTATGGTGGGGGCAGAAATCAGGCTTATCAACAAGTGGCCGCTGTGACTATACCAAATGCTCCTTTCCAACATCAATAACAAGGGTATCCGCCGCGTCAGTATCAGCAAAGGCCGAAATTGCCAGAAAGGGTTTTTGATCCGATCCCGatgacatatgcacaagtattgcCATATCTCGATTTGAATTTGGTCCAATTGAGGACTTTGGCCACTCCTGCTAAGTTGCCTGCCAGTTGGGATGCCAATGCAAGATGTGAGTTCCACTCTGGGTCACCTGGACATAATATTGAGAACTGTAAAGCATTGAAGCATaaagtccaggatcttctcgaCTCTAAAGCCATCGAGTTTACTCCTACTCAAGGACCTAATGTTGTTCAGAATCCTATGCCTCCCCATGGAACTCATGCGGCAAATGCTATTGAGGTTGTTGAAGACGCTCACCTGGTCAAGGATGTGATCGAATTGGGTTCATTGTTGCCATTATTGAAGAAGGAATTATTGAGGATGAGTCTATACGCTGGTTGTGGAGAATTCTGTACTGATTGCATGGTCACTTCCTCAGTTTGTGATAAGGTGAAAGGTGGGATTCAACAGTTGATGGATAGTGGGTATCTACAGTTTGAGCGTGTGCGACGTCCTGAAATGGTTGAAAACGCAGTTAATGTGGCATCCATCCCGTATACTCCTGCCAAGATTCCAATTCCTGCCAGAGCACCTCCTTTGGTTATTACACTTCCTGGTCCCGTCCCATATAACAGTGAAAAAGCAATCCCATGGAATTATGGGGGAGAAGTTTTCTACCAAGGGGCCAAGTACGAGGTTAAAGCTCCGGTTGAGAaaaaaaatgttgataatgttgtgGGCATTGGAAGAATGACGAGAAGTGGTCGTATTTTCAATCCTCCCCAGAATACTCACGATGATAATACAGAAGCTCTAGCTCAGGCAAAAGGGAAAAGAGTGGTAGAAGATATAGTGGATCAGGGGCAAAGCTCTAATTCTGAAGATACTGTGGCCAAAGAAATGGAAGAGTTCCTAAAGATCATCAAGAAAAGTGAGTATAAAGTGGTTGACCAGCTGAGTCAAACTCAATCAAAGATTTCGATTTTGCAGTTGCTCTTGTGTTCGGAGACACATCGAAATGCTTTATGTAGGCTTCTAAGTACTGCCTTTGTCCCCCCAGAAATCTCAGTGAATCAACTTGAAGGAGTGGTGTCAAACATCAACGTTGGTAATGGATTGGGGTTCACTGATGCAGACCTGCCTTCCGAAGGTAGAAACCACAATAGAGCTTTGCATATATCAGTGGAGTGTAAAGGGACTATGTTATCACGTGTTCTCGTGGATaatggatcttccttgaatgtatTACCAAAGTCGTCTTTGATGAGGCTAGATTATTCTAGTGTTGAGATAAGGCCGAATGAATTGACGGTGAGAGCCTTTGATGGATCAAAGAGATCAGTGTTTGGGGAGGTTGACTTGCCGATAATGATAGGCCCTCAGCTTTTCACTATTACTTTCTTTGTGATGGATATCCACCCGTATTACAGTTGTCTCCTGGGACATCCATGGATCCATGCCGCTGGGGCCGTGACTTCCACATTGCATCAGAAACTCAAATTTGCGACTCAAGGAAAGATAGTCATAATATGTGGGGAGGAAGAACACGTGGTAAGCCATCTTGCGTCCTTCAGGTATATTGACGTGGAAGGAGAGGTCCACGAGACACCATGCCAAGCCTTTGAGGCTGTCCAGACTATCAAGATCCCTTATGTTGAAAATAAGAAGTTGGAGGCTCCCATGTCTTCACTAAAGGAAGCTAAAGTTGTGGTTGAATCTGGTCATCCTGAAGGATGGGGCCGAATCTTGGATTTGCCAATCAAGCAAGATAAATGTGGGATTGGATATCAGTTGGGCCAGAGTTCATCTAATGGGGCCCCCAAGAAGCCTGGAACCTTTGTTCCAATCAAGTTCTCTAGTGCTGGCATTGTCAAGGATCATATTTGTGCTGCTAATGACGATATGGATAGCGATTATGACATTGAAGAATGGATCAAGTCGTGTGTCCCGGGACAGAAGCTTCTCAACTGGTCATCTGAAGACATCATCTCAATTGCTCTTGATCAA from Vicia villosa cultivar HV-30 ecotype Madison, WI linkage group LG4, Vvil1.0, whole genome shotgun sequence encodes the following:
- the LOC131597396 gene encoding uncharacterized protein LOC131597396 → MTYAQVLPYLDLNLVQLRTLATPAKLPASWDANARCEFHSGSPGHNIENCKALKHKVQDLLDSKAIEFTPTQGPNVVQNPMPPHGTHAANAIEVVEDAHLVKDVIELGSLLPLLKKELLRMSLYAGCGEFCTDCMVTSSVCDKVKGGIQQLMDSGYLQFERVRRPEMVENAVNVASIPYTPAKIPIPARAPPLVITLPGPVPYNSEKAIPWNYGGEVFYQGAKYEVKAPVEKKNVDNVVGIGRMTRSGRIFNPPQNTHDDNTEALAQAKGKRVVEDIVDQGQSSNSEDTVAKEMEEFLKIIKKSEYKVVDQLSQTQSKISILQLLLCSETHRNALCRLLSTAFVPPEISVNQLEGVVSNINVGNGLGFTDADLPSEGRNHNRALHISVECKGTMLSRVLVDNGSSLNVLPKSSLMRLDYSSVEIRPNELTVRAFDGSKRSVFGEVDLPIMIGPQLFTITFFVMDIHPYYSCLLGHPWIHAAGAVTSTLHQKLKFATQGKIVIICGEEEHVVSHLASFRYIDVEGEVHETPCQAFEAVQTIKIPYVENKKLEAPMSSLKEAKVVVESGHPEGWGRILDLPIKQDKCGIGYQLGQSSSNGAPKKPGTFVPIKFSSAGIVKDHICAANDDMDSDYDIEEWIKSCVPGQKLLNWSSEDIISIALDQK